The genomic region AAGGACTGAAATCATCAAACGCGGTGCGGACGACCTTAGCGAAGGCGCCAAAGCGCGGATCCGCACACCTCCCGGCCATCCCGAGGGTTATCTCGAGGCATTTGCGAATCTGTATGCCGGCTTTGCTGAGGCAATCCGTGCCAAGCGCGAAGGACGCGAACCGACAGCGATCGGACGCGATATTCCGACTGCACATGATGGGCTCAAGGGTGTCGCATTCGTCGATGCCGTTGTTGACTGCGCAGCGGCAGCCAATCAGCCTTGGTTTACGCCAATTGCCGTTTAACCATTCAAGCCCGTCGACGCGGCCAAGGCGCTCCGGTATCCCCGTCCACGACGATGGCATCATCGGCGGGGATGGCCATGTCAGCCTGAAGGGGCTGAAGCTGATCTGAAAAGCACAGGCGGGCTTGAATCGACGCTCGTAAAACAATCTGTAACATTGACCGGCTACCGATAGAGGGGCGACATTTCGCGGCGCAATGATTCCTTTCCAATCCGGGGCCAGATGATGCTTCAGTACGATCTTGTTGTGGTGGGCAGCGGTCCCGCAGGGCGCCGCGGCGCGATCCAGGCTGCGAAACTCGGCAAGAAAGTGCTTGTCATCGAGCAGGGCAAACGCGTCGGCGGCGTCTCCGTGCATACCGGCACCATCCCCTCCAAAACGCTGCGCGAGACCGCCCTCAATCTTTCAGGCTGGCGCGAACGCGGCTTCTACGGCCGGTCTTACCGCGTCAAGGAGGAGATCAGTGCGGACGACCTGCGCCGCCGCCTGCTGATCACGCTCAATCACGAGGTCGAGGTGCTGGAACATCAGTTTGCCCGCAACCGCGTGCAGCATATTCGCGGCAAGGCGAGCTTCATCAATGCGTCGACGCTGCAGGTGATCAAGGATGACGGCGAGGTCACCCAGGTCACCGCCGCCAGCGTGCTGCTTGCCGTCGGCACGAAGCCGTTCCGCCCGGATTACATCCCCTTCGACGGCAAGACCGTCCTCGACAGCGACGAGTTGCTCGATATCCAGGAATTGCCGCGCTCGATGGTCGTCATCGGCGCCGGCGTCATCGGCATCGAATATGCGACGATCTTCAGCGCGCTCGACACGGCCGTCACCGTCATCGACCCTAAGGCGACGATGCTCGACTTCATCGACAAGGAAATCGTCGAGGACTTCACCTATCAGCTGCGCGACCGCAACATGAAGCTGCTGCTTGGCCAGAAGGCCGACAAGGTGGAGACGCTTGAGGGCGGCAAGGTCGAGCTGACACTCGACAGCGGCCGGCGCCTGACGACGGATATGGTGCTGTTTGCCGCCGGCCGCATGGGCGCAACCGACGCGCTGAACCTTCCGGCCATCGGGCTGGAAGCTGACAGCCGCGGCCGCCTCAAGGTCAATCCGGAAACATTCCAGACATCGGTTGCCAACGTCTATGCCGCCGGCGACGTTGTCGGCTTTCCGAGCCTTGCCTCGACCTCGATGGAACAGGGGCGCATCGCCGCCCGCGTCGCGATCGGCGCGGTTGCCAAGGAGCCGCCGAAATATTTTCCCTACGGCATCTATGCCGTGCCGGAAATTTCCACCTGCGGTCTGACCGAAGAGG from Rhizobium sp. BT03 harbors:
- a CDS encoding Gfo/Idh/MocA family oxidoreductase; protein product: MTADLATFVEGRALDDNAHVMLRYEGGARGLLWSSQVALGSSNGVRLRVFGEQASLTWFQEQPNELVHARLNGRTEIIKRGADDLSEGAKARIRTPPGHPEGYLEAFANLYAGFAEAIRAKREGREPTAIGRDIPTAHDGLKGVAFVDAVVDCAAAANQPWFTPIAV
- the sthA gene encoding Si-specific NAD(P)(+) transhydrogenase, translated to MLQYDLVVVGSGPAGRRGAIQAAKLGKKVLVIEQGKRVGGVSVHTGTIPSKTLRETALNLSGWRERGFYGRSYRVKEEISADDLRRRLLITLNHEVEVLEHQFARNRVQHIRGKASFINASTLQVIKDDGEVTQVTAASVLLAVGTKPFRPDYIPFDGKTVLDSDELLDIQELPRSMVVIGAGVIGIEYATIFSALDTAVTVIDPKATMLDFIDKEIVEDFTYQLRDRNMKLLLGQKADKVETLEGGKVELTLDSGRRLTTDMVLFAAGRMGATDALNLPAIGLEADSRGRLKVNPETFQTSVANVYAAGDVVGFPSLASTSMEQGRIAARVAIGAVAKEPPKYFPYGIYAVPEISTCGLTEEEMKERGIPYECGIARFRETSRGHIMGLDTGLLKLIFSLKTRRLLGVHIVGEGATELVHIGQAVLNLKGTVEYFVENTFNYPTLAEAYKIAGLDAWNRMGDIKSEL